The Rhodanobacteraceae bacterium genomic sequence GGATGGATTTATTGGCCCGGACCCGGAAGCGGACGCCGGCAAAGGGCCGGGGCTGGCAGGTACCGTACTGCGCCAACACGTTGTCGCGGCCGGCTTGTCGCCGTCAGTGCGCGCGGTGCGGATCCTCCGGACCATGCGCAGGCCGGGTGGTTACTGTGACCCGGGTCGCGAAGCTGCGCGAAGGTTAGGGGCGGCTCGGTATCCGTGCAAGTGCCGAGTCGTAAAAATTTCGTTGGAAATTGCTTCCGTTTAGGCGAGGTTACGCATCAAACATCGAAATGACTGAATAAATACATTCTAATATATTGATTCGCATTGGCGTGCCGATGGGCACCACGACCAAGGCTTGGGCGCCTTCCTGACCGTTCACCGCGTCCAGCACCCATGCCTTAGGTGCACCGGCGCCGCCCTGCACGGATCCGGGCGGCAGGGGCTTGGGTCCGTGTATGTGGCACAAGCGGAATTTGTGTCCCCCGCGGTAGTGCAGGCGTGCCGCGATTTCCTGCCCCGGATAGCAGCCCTTGGCGAAGGCCACCGCGCCCAGATGTTCCAGGCCCAGTGCCGGCGGCAGGAACCCGGGTTCGCCGTCGGCAGGCAGGCAGGGCCAACCCTGGCGGATGTCCTGCAAGCGCCACTCGGTTGGCGCAGCCGGGTCGATGGCCGCCGTGACGGGGGACAGGTGCAGGCTGCGGGCGCCGTAGCCCAGCATGATCGCGCCGTCCGCGTCGATGCTCACGGTGCCGTCCGGGGTCGCTTCGCCCGCGAATGCGGTGAAGCCCGCCACCGCCAATGTCACGCGCATCCGGAACACGAAGCGCGCCAGTCCGGCGCAAATGGCTTCGGCGTCGCCGCCGCGCAGCACGGCCAGCAATCTTCCGTCGCCGACGTCGGCGAGGTGCATCAGCGCGCGC encodes the following:
- a CDS encoding Folate-dependent protein for Fe/S cluster synthesis/repair in oxidative stress — its product is MTSIPRAIGQVTCIVIAGADARRFAQAQFSGDVDALTPGHWQWNAWLTAQGRVRALMHLADVGDGRLLAVLRGGDAEAICAGLARFVFRMRVTLAVAGFTAFAGEATPDGTVSIDADGAIMLGYGARSLHLSPVTAAIDPAAPTEWRLQDIRQGWPCLPADGEPGFLPPALGLEHLGAVAFAKGCYPGQEIAARLHYRGGHKFRLCHIHGPKPLPPGSVQGGAGAPKAWVLDAVNGQEGAQALVVVPIGTPMRINILECIYSVISMFDA